From a region of the Chroicocephalus ridibundus chromosome 8, bChrRid1.1, whole genome shotgun sequence genome:
- the LOC134519501 gene encoding vitamin D3 hydroxylase-associated protein-like isoform X1, with amino-acid sequence MIQQQLRQLLPERDVDPSAALALLSGSAAAVVVWKWLGNRQIQKKMEEARRTRDEGVKKMAKVVQQFREQVPSVQTDAILSLPLLELTRRLREGSLSPKTVLYTYLEKALEVTRQTNCLRHFIPECEEQLQEIQRQEEKGLLYGIPVSIKDHIGHKGHLSTCGLVQCLGTVVQEDSVLVKVLKRQGAIPFAMTNVPQSLFSYDCGNPTFGQTLHPFNPQKSPGGSSGGEGALIAGGGSILGIGSDIGGSIRLPSSFCGLCGLKPTAERLSLSGVSGPVSGILAVPCAVGPMARDVDSLALCMKALLCQEMFRLDPAVPPIPFNEEVYSSSAPLRVGYYDTDGYFPLPPCMRRAVQETREALQAAGHQLVPFSPPRIHYVMTELFLKTFFADGGRAWLDVFTGGIVDPSLKSQVNGCKIPRLGKKLLALILKPLFPRLADYLSALAGMRSVKEMWNHHHEIQAYRTEFIARWRELQLDVVLCPVLGPAFTTGYPGKLLTAISSTMLYNVLNFPAGVVPVSTVTEADEEELKLYRGCCGDPWDRTLKQAVAGAAGLPVAVQCVALPWRDELCLRFMKEVETLSREKRAA; translated from the exons ATGATCCAGCAACAGCTGAGACAGCTCCTGCCAGAGAGGGACGTGGATCCTTCTGCTGCCCTCGCCCTGCTCAGTGGCTCGGCGGCAGCCGTGGTGGTCTGGAAATGGCTGGGCAATAGGCAGatccagaagaaaatggaagaggcTCGGAGGACCCGGGATGAGGGTGTGAAGAAAATGGCAAAGGTTGTCCAGCAGTTCAGGGAGCAG GTCCCCAGTGTCCAGACGGATGCCatcctgtccctgcccctgctggAACTCACTCGGAGACTGCGGGAAGGGTCTTTGTCCCCCAAGACTGTCCTCTACACGTACTTAGAGAAG GCCCTGGAAGTGACCCGTCAGACAAACTGCTTACGACATTTTATCCCAGAGTGTGAGGAGCAGCTCCAGGAAATACAACGGCAGGAGGAGAAAGGTCTGCTCTATGGCATTCCTGTCAGCATCAAGGATCACATCGGCCACAAG GGGCATCTGTCGACCTGTGGGCTTGTGCAGTGCCTGGGCACTGTGGTGCAGGAGGACAGCGTCCTAGTCAAAGTTTTGAAGAGACAGGGGGCCATTCCATTTGCAATGACCAACGTGCCACAATCCCTCTTCAG CTACGACTGCGGCAATCCCACCTTCGGCCAGACCTTGCACCCTTTCAACCCCCAGAAGAGCCCCGGGGGCTCctcgggaggggagggagctctGATCGCAGGGGGAGGCTCCATCCTGGGCATCGGCTCAGACATCGGCGGCAGCATCCGGCTGCCGTCCAGCTTCTGCGGGCTGTGCGGGCTCAAACCCACCGCCGAAAGGCTCAG CCTGTCCGGAGTGAGTGGCCCAGTCAGTGGGATCCTGGCAG TTCCTTGTGCGGTGGGGCCGATGGCGAGGGACGTGGACAGCCTGGCCCTCTGCATGAAGgcgctgctctgccaggagaTGTTCCGGCTGGACCCCGCcgtgccccccatccccttcaATGAGGAG GTGTACTCCAGCTCCGCTCCTCTGCGGGTTGGGTACTACGACACCGACGGAtacttccccctgcccccttgCATGCGGCGAGCGGTGCAGGAAACCCGGGAGGCTCTGCAGGCAGCCGGCCACCAG CTGGTGCCCTTTTCTCCACCTCGGATCCACTATGTCATGACTGAACTGTTTTTGAAGACGTTTTTTGCCGATGGAGGCCGTGCTTGGTTGGACGTGTT CACAGGAGGTATTGTAGATCCAAGCTTAAAATCACAGGTGAATGGCTGCAAGATCCCGAGGCTGGGGAAGAAGCTGCTGGCTCTGATTCTGAAACCTCTG TTTCCCCGCCTGGCTGACTACCTGAGCGCCTTGGCTGGAATGAG GTCAGTGAAGGAGATGTGGAATCATCACCATGAAATACAG gCATACCGCACCGAGTTCATCGCCCGGTGGAGGGAACTCCAGCTGGACGTTGTGCTGTGCCCTGTCCTGGGGCCTGCCTTCACCACAGGATACCCCGGGAAACTCCTCA cTGCCATCTCCTCCACGATGCTGTACAATGTCTTGAACTTCCCTGCTGGGGTTGTACCCGTCAGCACGGTGACAGAAGCTGATGAGGAAGAGCTAAAGCTTTACCGAGGATGCTGCGGTGACCCCTGGGACCGGACGCTGAAACAG GCCGTGGCGGGAGCCGCGGGGCTGCCCGTGGCCGTGCAGTGCGTGGCCTTGCCGTGGCGGGACGAGCTGTGTCTGCGGTTCATGAAGGAGGTGGAGACcctcagccgggagaagagagcGGCGTAG
- the LOC134519501 gene encoding vitamin D3 hydroxylase-associated protein-like isoform X2 — protein sequence MGSCAHHVHAIQTQDETLSSSRSNHHMQVPSVQTDAILSLPLLELTRRLREGSLSPKTVLYTYLEKALEVTRQTNCLRHFIPECEEQLQEIQRQEEKGLLYGIPVSIKDHIGHKGHLSTCGLVQCLGTVVQEDSVLVKVLKRQGAIPFAMTNVPQSLFSYDCGNPTFGQTLHPFNPQKSPGGSSGGEGALIAGGGSILGIGSDIGGSIRLPSSFCGLCGLKPTAERLSLSGVSGPVSGILAVPCAVGPMARDVDSLALCMKALLCQEMFRLDPAVPPIPFNEEVYSSSAPLRVGYYDTDGYFPLPPCMRRAVQETREALQAAGHQLVPFSPPRIHYVMTELFLKTFFADGGRAWLDVFTGGIVDPSLKSQVNGCKIPRLGKKLLALILKPLFPRLADYLSALAGMRSVKEMWNHHHEIQAYRTEFIARWRELQLDVVLCPVLGPAFTTGYPGKLLTAISSTMLYNVLNFPAGVVPVSTVTEADEEELKLYRGCCGDPWDRTLKQAVAGAAGLPVAVQCVALPWRDELCLRFMKEVETLSREKRAA from the exons ATGGGCTCCTGTGCTCACCATGTCCATGCCATCCAAACTCAGGATGAAACACTCAGCAGCTCAAGGTCTAACCACCACATGCAG GTCCCCAGTGTCCAGACGGATGCCatcctgtccctgcccctgctggAACTCACTCGGAGACTGCGGGAAGGGTCTTTGTCCCCCAAGACTGTCCTCTACACGTACTTAGAGAAG GCCCTGGAAGTGACCCGTCAGACAAACTGCTTACGACATTTTATCCCAGAGTGTGAGGAGCAGCTCCAGGAAATACAACGGCAGGAGGAGAAAGGTCTGCTCTATGGCATTCCTGTCAGCATCAAGGATCACATCGGCCACAAG GGGCATCTGTCGACCTGTGGGCTTGTGCAGTGCCTGGGCACTGTGGTGCAGGAGGACAGCGTCCTAGTCAAAGTTTTGAAGAGACAGGGGGCCATTCCATTTGCAATGACCAACGTGCCACAATCCCTCTTCAG CTACGACTGCGGCAATCCCACCTTCGGCCAGACCTTGCACCCTTTCAACCCCCAGAAGAGCCCCGGGGGCTCctcgggaggggagggagctctGATCGCAGGGGGAGGCTCCATCCTGGGCATCGGCTCAGACATCGGCGGCAGCATCCGGCTGCCGTCCAGCTTCTGCGGGCTGTGCGGGCTCAAACCCACCGCCGAAAGGCTCAG CCTGTCCGGAGTGAGTGGCCCAGTCAGTGGGATCCTGGCAG TTCCTTGTGCGGTGGGGCCGATGGCGAGGGACGTGGACAGCCTGGCCCTCTGCATGAAGgcgctgctctgccaggagaTGTTCCGGCTGGACCCCGCcgtgccccccatccccttcaATGAGGAG GTGTACTCCAGCTCCGCTCCTCTGCGGGTTGGGTACTACGACACCGACGGAtacttccccctgcccccttgCATGCGGCGAGCGGTGCAGGAAACCCGGGAGGCTCTGCAGGCAGCCGGCCACCAG CTGGTGCCCTTTTCTCCACCTCGGATCCACTATGTCATGACTGAACTGTTTTTGAAGACGTTTTTTGCCGATGGAGGCCGTGCTTGGTTGGACGTGTT CACAGGAGGTATTGTAGATCCAAGCTTAAAATCACAGGTGAATGGCTGCAAGATCCCGAGGCTGGGGAAGAAGCTGCTGGCTCTGATTCTGAAACCTCTG TTTCCCCGCCTGGCTGACTACCTGAGCGCCTTGGCTGGAATGAG GTCAGTGAAGGAGATGTGGAATCATCACCATGAAATACAG gCATACCGCACCGAGTTCATCGCCCGGTGGAGGGAACTCCAGCTGGACGTTGTGCTGTGCCCTGTCCTGGGGCCTGCCTTCACCACAGGATACCCCGGGAAACTCCTCA cTGCCATCTCCTCCACGATGCTGTACAATGTCTTGAACTTCCCTGCTGGGGTTGTACCCGTCAGCACGGTGACAGAAGCTGATGAGGAAGAGCTAAAGCTTTACCGAGGATGCTGCGGTGACCCCTGGGACCGGACGCTGAAACAG GCCGTGGCGGGAGCCGCGGGGCTGCCCGTGGCCGTGCAGTGCGTGGCCTTGCCGTGGCGGGACGAGCTGTGTCTGCGGTTCATGAAGGAGGTGGAGACcctcagccgggagaagagagcGGCGTAG